The genomic window CATGAGActatcagggttacggataaggcatacctcctatcctacGATTTACCAAATATACCGGATTGGTATACCTCATATCCTACGATACGTTTCTGTAAGCGGTAAAGGAAATATACAAgatattatggaaaatatcctcACGGGCTGGAGATTAttagagtcctactcggagagGATAGGGACTATTCTATATCGTGTAGGGTTCGTTGTcttcgagttctacttggagactaagACAattcacggtataaaagggacaaCACGTAGGTGCTCAGGATCATCGAATCAtagcgccaacacacccaccatagtttacGAAGCTGAAGAACTTAAGCcgaagtcgccgggagatctcatCGATCAATCTCGACAAGGATCCCGCCGGTATTGCCGGATTCATTTGTTCCCTTTGTACTTTGTGGTTTTCCATATCAacctcatataaactggattagggctattacctcatgaggggcctgaaccagtataatccttgtcccTTGTCAGCTTTGATGTCGTATCGTCTAGATCCTCGTActaacgtaccccaatacccaatttatccggtctacgggtatcccccgtcgacagagACTAAAGTAAATAGAGCAAACCAGTTCAAAAGGTACACATCAAATAAGATTATCATGCACTTGTCTTTGCCTTCACATTGACAATAAATTGGTATCAAGCAAGGTGGAGAAGAAACAtgcaaacatgaaaaaaaacaaatactcaAAATTTATTGGAGAATGATCCCCCTCAGATGATCAATGCCTAAGAAAACATTGTACACAGTGCTCCATTTCCTCCATCCCCTCTCCCACCTGCTCCATACCCCATGCACTAACTATCGGAACCCACAACCTAATCTTTATCCTCATCCACTCTCTCCATGTCCCTCAATCCCACTGACAGGCAAATCACTCTGCTACTTCCTCTTCCTCACTCTCCTCTCACGGTCATGGAAGCCACCTTGCTTGCTGCTCTGAAAACATCCATACCGAGAATCGTGCCCTCGATATTCTCTACCAAGAGGAGGAACAAGTAGGAGCAACAATGTATTGAGAATCAAGTCATGAGGAAAATGGTCTGCTCGTCATGGCTGTAGTAATGACCATGAGTTTCGTCATGCGGATAAGGCTGACCCATCTTCATCATTGGGTGGTCAGCTTGGAAGGAGAATTTGGACATCCAGCCatcgaagaggaggaagaagcaatGTGTAGACCGGTATATTTTGTGATTGTCCGATGTTTCAACCAATATATCTTGATATTTGTTGTGTTTGATCAAAATGTTGCACTGGGTATATTGATggtgtttcatatttttttctctttgattCTTGTAGATTAGTTAATGTTTCCACAGTTGAAGCTTTATGTTTCATGTGTAACATCAATATGTTTTGATCATTATTCGATAGTGTTTCACTATTCTAGTAGTTTGAAACATATTTGATCTAGTGTTGAAGCATTTTTTCTACAAGTGGGCAAACAATGctcatttttttggaaaaattggGAACCGATTTGTAGTCATGTCcaaatttatttgtaaacaaatgCCAAGCTACTTGTTGAACACCACAACCAAATTCTTGATataaactgcaaaaaaaaaaatccaaaacaaaCAACTAGCTAAAGCAAGTTGCCTTGTTATACTAGCCATAAGCTTTAAACTTTTGAACTAAATATATAAACTAAGTGTATCTCAAGCTTCAATTCATGTTATTCAAAAGATCTAAATCTATCTATGTTCACATATTTCAGCCTTGGTCAGTAGTAGTATTTTGGTAACAACATTTAAACCGTTAATCCAAATTAAAAGAGACCAACGCCACTAGAAAGATATGTAAAATACCTATAACTTTTGTTTAGATTAACATTCTAATCCTTGCGAATAAGTAGAAGATTTTAAAATAATGCAAATTTTTTTGTAGGACACCTAAAGTTTGCGATCTTTGTTGCACAACACCCAAAAAGGTGAAACAACTGTTGGACACAATGAAAAACTTGTAATATGCTGTGATATATTGTGTCCACTATTTTATTGTTTCATGTCCTAATAGAGGGATCGGAGAACCATTTAAGAAAGATAATTTTGCCCCTAGGGCTGCCATGGACACTGTTGTCACCACCCCCAAATTCTAGTGTTTTGAAGAGGGGGGACGGGAGTGGGAGGGTGGCTTGGATCTAGTTTAGTTACATGCATTTTTAGCGCTAGGGGCAAAATTGTCTTTTGCATAtgctttctctctccatttggATCAGAAgtaataaaataatggtcaagACGTCCCATAGCTAATTACCAGTCTTTCAGGATGTGAAACAACTGTGTCATGTCCTTTGGGTGTCCCATGGTAAAAGCACAAACTTGGGTGTTTTGTTACAATTTTTGCCTTAAAACAATGTTTAACCTATGAGTCGGTATTCTAAATTTAAACCACTAGtgatcaaattttatatttaggTAGGGACAGAGGCATAGGCCTAGTTAGTTAGTGCTTGAGCCATAGACTAGCCTCCATGATCAGCTTAGATGTTCCTAAATCACCAAGAACTTCTTTAGAAAATCATTAACCCATTAGTTGAGCTTTAAGCCTTGGTAATTTCTGACCTATCTAGAATAATTAAGGTTTATCCTGATAGTGAAGAATTTGTTATCAAATTATAAAATCCATGAAAATCCcatttttcttattatatttCCCTTATCATCCTCTTCTAGACACTACCATCACTGGCAAATCAAGGCTGAGCAGCGAGCAGCAATATAATAGCAACACATGACAGAAACAACCAATGGTGGGAGCACTGGAACCACGGAAATTGATATTTCCAAGGATACTATAATGTATATTGATGCTTTACATGTTTTTCTGAAACAAGAGAGCAAAGGTCGTCGCTTGGCGCGAAGGCTGCTGGTTCGGTACGGTACTAAAGGTCCTCGGACTTCCAGGCGGTTTTTCTTTTGGGCTGCTGGGAACCCTTGGATCTCGCCAATACAGCCTCCTATGGTTTTCGTTACCGAGAAACCACCTTAATTTGGGAGGAAAGAAATTAAAAGCAACACACTCCTTATTTGATAATTAGTAAGGACAATTAGAACATATTTTAATCGTACAAGGAAAACCATCCATGCACATTGTGCGAGCTAGTTGCCTTCTTTTGCATGTTATAACTAGTTCATACCCCGCGCTTTGTTTcgggatatgtggatgaatgcatgttatacattataaaaatgatggacatatatgtttaaataatgtgaaaatgatgtgaagatggtgatttgacattgcttgcATGCTGAATTctaaaaaatacaacaaaattacaAATGCTATCCCATGTTTTCatgagatttaaaatactctagataataattggtAGTGTgtgtgatgatgtggcacacttgcatgttgagctttagaagtTAGCGGataccaactatatagaaatTATAGATTATAGATTATAGATTCACCAAACATGGGTCAACGAGTATGGGGAAGGACAAATACGTGTTCATAGGAATGTTCATCCAACTTAATTGCTTCTTATGGATCAACAGATATGTTGTGTGTTCAACTTAGCTGCATATGCAACTAAAATTAGCTTTTGGATTGGAGTAaacatgctatatatatatgactacataactatatatatgtagttcgattggggataaaaaaaattagggtaAAAAATGTTACTCCATTAGTGATGGTGGTGGTTAGATGGTAGTAAAATATTACTAACTGCATCAAGTGAGGGTCCAATAGGCAGGGGATCGGAGGGGCGTTTGTGAGACATTCTACGAACCTACATAGCACCGTGAGTTTCATGTAGTGTGTGTACGAAGAACACATATTACGGAGTCCGGCCTAGCGCCAGCAGCAAGGTGATGGCGGAAGTCAAGCTGGGGGCGCCCCTCTTCCGTGCAAGCACCATAGAGGTCGTGAGGAAGTGGTTGAGGTTGGGTGACGACCGCGTGCTGCCCACCACTGGTACGAGGAAGTTCCGCTGATGCCACCCATCACTAGCATGGGTTGTGGTGGCTCTCACCGTCCATAGAGACCAAGCCCCTCCCTAGGACCACGGGCATGAAGAAAGAGACCACAAGACAGCATCGTCACCGCTGCCGTCGCCTTCGAGCGCAAGTTGCCCATGTGGTTCCTCCCATCTGGGTCTGTTTCCAGTGGTGATGCTCGTGCCCAATCTGGCACATGCATCCTTTGCTCCCGCCTTCGGCTAGTGAGGACAAGGATGGAGGTTGACGGTAGCAGGCCCGGATCCGCTACCATCGCCTTTCACATCATCGCGAAGGTTGTTCCTAGAGGGAGGAAATAGTGATGTATCCATGGAGGGGGTGATGCAAAACAAGTTCGGCCGAGGAGGGCTGCAAGTTGAGACATGGCAGGCGAGCACGCAGAGAAGGGGCCAGAGGAGCAGGTGGTCGCTTTCTCCCGTAGCCAGTGACAATCGCCATCACCGGAAATCACCTCGGCTGAGGCTGCTCTGGATCTAGAAAAAAACGGAGTGAGGATGTGAGGAATATTTGGATACGGTGGTATGACTGGTTACCGATGGTATAAATACTAGTactttatttttgtaaataaattACTGCTACCATCTGTTTGTGCGCATTGGTGGTAGGGGCTTACCACAGAGGTAAAGAAAATACTTTCACCTATAAGGCACGATATTAATGTTTCCGcagagtaaaaaaaattctgagatCGCTAGGAGGGGGGATAGGTGAGCTGCGGTCTTAGTGATTTCGTCCGTGAGTGAAAATTTATTGAGGTTGTGTTGGGGaagggtgggtgggtgggggtgCGCCTGTATGTGGCTGTATGTGGTAGGACAGGGGTTGTTGTAAGGGGTGCTATGTTGTTAGATAGACGATCGTGAGGAATTAAAACAAAATCAGAAGCAagccagacaaaaaaaaacaaaaaggtgcATGATAGGaggggaaaaatggaaaaaccGGTGATAGGGGAAGGCGCTTCCTGCGGTGTGCGCTAGGCAGCTGCATGGCACGTTGtgcaccatatatatatgtgtgtgtgaacATATATTCCTATGATTCACGGTCCACAATCCAAGgacaaattaatatatgaaCATAGCACACCATATGATTACACAAGAAATTGTTGTGCATGATAGTTGTTCGAGTTGCACACAATACTGTTTGCATGGAATTTAAATAGTAACTACCAAAACATGCTTTGGAATAGAAAATAGAATTTATCATACTTGCTCAACTTAAACATGGTAATGTTTCCAAAGGATAGaagaagtaacttaaaaaaagaacaacattAAATCATTGCAAAATAGGGAAATACTCGTAAATCATTGTGGTTTATCTTGTTGCAACTTGTATCCATCACTTCGGAAAGTACCTCCTGGCCCCAACAACATGAGCATCACTTGAATTAGGTTTGCTATCTATGCTTGTGTTCCATCCATAACTTGAACTAGGAACATGGTGAATCATCGGTTTGACATCTTCACTGCTCGGAAGGAATTGTTGATTGGGCAAAGCGGTCACACAATGCTGCACACGCATCATATTAGAGAACATAGCATAATTCTGAAAGAGTTGATTAATTATCCCCCTCGTCAAGTACTTTAGAGACTCAAGCACCATCTTGAACTCTTCCAAATCTTCTTGGCATATATCTTCAACCTTGCTATTCAACCAACCCATCACTTTTTCCCCACTTTCCTTCTTAGCAACCTCTTGTAGCGCTTTCATTTTCTCATTTTGAGCTTGCAGTTGGTTTTGCAACTCTATGTGTTGTTGATTCAACTCATGTAGTTTGATTGTTGCACTATTATCATGTTGGATCGTAACACCCATACTGGAGTGTTTTCTAGAAGTAGTAGTAGCATGGAAGCGGCTAAGAACAAATCCGACAGAGGGGGCACCAAAGGAGAAAAATTTACCAGCAGGAGATTTGACGAGCATAGCAACCTCTGCACCACAGACGGTATAGAGCTCGCTGGCCTTCTTGAACACACTAGGACGACGCTTAGAGAAACACACTTGGCGTGCTTCCTCATTCTTGATGCGCTTGATCTCAATCTTCCGCTTCATCATTGTTCTTCACCTCTATGATGTCTTAGGACAATGTGTAGAGAATTGGATGTGACAAGGTGTTGGCATATATGTGGTTTTATAGTGATAAAAGGACAGAAAATAGGAACCGTGTTGAGAATATATAGGTGTGGATGCGTCCTGGCATATTAGAGCTAGAAACAAAGGAAATATGTTGGGAATATATATAGATGTGTACACGTCTATGCATGCCATATTGGCATTGGATATCCACGAAGCATGTTGGGAATGATAGGTGTGTACTCATGTTATATTGGTGGACCGAAGCTGGATACCAATGTCATTAATAGTGATGAATATGGTAGTAAATCTGTTGTCAGGAAACATTTTTAGGTTATTAAGATAAAACTTGACCAAAAATGATATATTTACTTTATAAAACTAATGTATGTATATGGTGAAAAGATTATGGACTATGCCCCCCAGAACAATTGTTGATAGAGTGACTAGTGTTAGTGTCATACAAGAGGTATTCGTGTAGTAAGTACGGAATACCCTATAGACGTGCACTTACTCACCACAAATACTACATATCCGATTATTTAAAGAAAGATATCCCTAAGTACGGGATAGATCCCTGAGCAGGTAAAGAACAAACAATGAGAAGTAACATTACTGGAGAGCTGATCTTTCGTAGGTCGGccaaaaatcacattagtccTGGTTCCAATAGAAACCCTGGACTAAAGaatatttttagtcctggttcaaaagCCCAACGAAACTTTTggtctttagtcctggttggtgttaccaaccgggactaaagatcattttagtcccgattgtttataccaaccaggactaaagattaagaaaaaaaagcgtgcatgggagggagagagagccaAAATCTATCTTTCTCTCCCTCATCCTTATCTTCTTTTACTCATTCTTATCTTCTtatcctcccctcctcctcctcctcctccccctcctttcctccccctctctgtTGGCTGTCGGCAGCGGGTGgcgggcggcaggcggcgggtgGCAGGTGGCGGGCTAaggcaccctcccctccgcggcggtggccggcgggctACGGCAGGCGACAGCGGTGCTCGGCGCGGCCatcgcggacggcggcggcgagcgctggCGTTTCCATTGATTTTGAGCGAAAGAAAGAAGGGATgtaaatttgtgatgattttggatgattttgtgatgtaaatttgtagatgatttttagatgtttttatgaatttgtggatgattttgtgatatAAATTTGTGGATGGTTTTTTGAATGTGGATGTTCTTGTTGTTGaatttgtgaatgattttgtgatatttttgtgaatgtggatgattttgttgttgagtttGGTTTGAAATCAACATGCAAACagcaaaaaacaatgaaaaaaagaaaaaaaaacccttagTCCCAAGATggacatttttagtcccggattgggcGTCCTGTTTTGCAActcgggactaaagggggttgcaaaccgggattaaagatgagTTTTCCAGTAGTGTAAGGAATGACTAGGACTACTCGGATCCTAGTATGCCTCTAGAGTTCAACTTGGATAAGGAGGCATTCatgtccccgcaaaaaaaaggaGGCATTCAtgtgtataaatacaaggcATTCATGTGCATCGAATCCACATGGCAACATAAGCTAACATCGAGTATGTCGACATTGACAGGACTTTAgcatctcaaatattcttaacacatactcatgtgaatctagttcccaggatgtgcactagattcacactttcatcttaaacATGGAAATACATAGCAAAATACACTTAAGACAAAAATGATCTAAATTACAACTACTTCATAGttacataggccgaccggcTGAATATAAATATTAGAACAGtggaagcttgactacccaatccTCAAGCACAttgactaggggtttaccccattaagttcaaagtcctagaagaagcagactatcacccgcatcactcaaaagACTAAGTCTAAAACCTGCAAGCAAATAGTTAATTCAATAGCAACAGTCAGTACACtattagaaataatgtactggcaagcaccaagacaagcctaacactctacttgcaaggcatataatcaagaaaggcatattatgtttctttttagcataaagcaaattttatttgcataaaacactttcaaatcagatttgtttttaaataaatttcagcaagctagtacttagcatatgggcatcaaagtaggcattaatcatgtataaatatacacctcattgccatccatgcagcaaggagatcattctcaaatctcatcatAATTTGAAGATAACATTCagcatttagaagaataaacacaagtctatactcaaCACATATCCACATGCTGCTCATAACCGcaagcacggctaatcgattagtttttagaCTTTGGagagtttgtacagctttacccacGTGATGTGAATCGCTCTAGTTTGTCCGGTACCCGTCGGTACCACCACACTCTACACATCGAGTGGGTCTAGAGGTCACAACGAGGCTTTTACATTAAGTATTGtctaaccttgcatgagcatgATACATATTCCTCCATCCTAGACCATACTCGatatatgacctagaaccgttaagtggtgggcccacg from Oryza glaberrima chromosome 6, OglaRS2, whole genome shotgun sequence includes these protein-coding regions:
- the LOC127775381 gene encoding agamous-like MADS-box protein AGL61 is translated as MMKRKIEIKRIKNEEARQVCFSKRRPSVFKKASELYTVCGAEVAMLVKSPAGKFFSFGAPSVGFVLSRFHATTTSRKHSSMGVTIQHDNSATIKLHELNQQHIELQNQLQAQNEKMKALQEVAKKESGEKVMGWLNSKVEDICQEDLEEFKMVLESLKYLTRGIINQLFQNYAMFSNMMRVQHCVTALPNQQFLPSSEDVKPMIHHVPSSSYGWNTSIDSKPNSSDAHVVGARRYFPK